One Pelobates fuscus isolate aPelFus1 chromosome 8, aPelFus1.pri, whole genome shotgun sequence genomic window carries:
- the LOC134571405 gene encoding taste receptor type 2 member 9-like, translated as MISAKLLIFFLFVSAETLIGIIFNAGIFIVNFKDWKRGISLKPIDRIQMTMGLVYIFLQCAMVVDFLTELFSAFFPKNAIFLSLFFIFFLFYFSNWLTACLCVYYVTSIANFTHHFFIWLKSNISSVVTKFMLVFAVGSFILSIPFMWNIDIKNQTETSENTTAKSYGIQVNRLSEMISTSLGLFLPYTLSSVCLGYTLTYIFRHVWRIKHNDSGISRPNLQAHIRAARTMTLLLALFLILYSGQIVEFATTKQVENYSFLVSQFLFFSFPTAEAIIIVQASAKLRKAFQLKISLVRRMKCRTQHADNLC; from the coding sequence ATGATTTCAGCCAAATTATTAATCTTTTTCCTCTTTGTATCAGCAGAGACTCTGATTGGTATAATTTTTAATGCCggtatttttattgttaattttaaagACTGGAAAAGGGGAATAAGTCTGAAACCCATTGATCGAATTCAGATGACCATGGGACTGGTCTATATATTCCTACAGTGCGCAATGGTTGTTGATTTCCTTACAGAACTGTTCTCTGCATTTTTTCCCAAGAATGCAATATTTCTATcccttttctttatatttttcttattttacttcAGCAACTGGCTTACCGCCTGTCTCTGTGTTTATTATGTTACAAGCATTGCCAACTTCACTCATCATTTCTTTATTTGGTTGAAGAGCAATATCTCGTCAGTTGTGACAAAATTCATGCTGGTGTTTGCTGTGGGATCATTTATATTAAGTATCCCATTTATGTGGAATATCGATATTAAAAACCAAACAGAAACATCTGAGAATACCACTGCTAAAAGTTACGGCATTCAAGTAAACCGTTTAAGTGAAATGATAAGCACTTCCTTGGGATTATTCCTGCCCTACACTCTGTCCTCAGTCTGCCTCGGATACACACTGACTTACATATTTAGACATGTCTGGAGAATAAAACACAATGACTCGGGAATCAGTCGCCCAAATCTCCAGGCTCATATCAGAGCCGCCCGAACCATGACTCTGCTTCTTGCTCTTTTTCTGATTTTATACTCAGGTCAAATTGTTGAATTTGCTACCACCAAACAAGTAGAAAATTACAGCTTTCTGGTTAGCCAGTTTTTGTTCTTTTCCTTTCCTACAGCTGAAGCAATTATCATTGTCCAGGCGAGTGCCAAGCTTAGAAAAGCATTTCAGTTGAAGATTTCTCTTGTAAGGAGAATGAAATGCAGAACTCAACATGCAGATAATCTTTGCTAA